The sequence below is a genomic window from Fibrobacter sp. UWT2.
CTATAGGCGCCCTTGCGACCTTGGAATGCAATTTTTTTCATAGCTAAAATTTACTTAAATCTTCTGGCGCCTTGGTACTTGTGGCCCCAGTACTTGTCTTGCATAGGCGAAATCATGACGCCCTTGCTGGTGCTTGCATGAATAAAGCGGCCTCCGCCCAAGTAGATTCCTACATGGTCGATCTTCCAGAGGCTTCCGAAGAATACGAGGTCGCCTTCTTTGAGTCCTCCGCGACTTACGGATTTTCCGCGACTGTCCTTGTACATTTTGGAGGAACTGTGGTCAAGTTCAATGTTGTAGTAGCCCTTGTAAACTTGCATCACGAATCCGGAACAGTCTGTCTTTGTTCTGGTGGCTTTGCCGTAGACGTACTTGGCCCCCATCCATTGTCTTGCGTAAGATTCGAGACTGCTTTTCGGTGCCGCTTTTTTGGCGGCCTTGGCGGCTTCTTTCTTGTTGATGGCGGCGCGGGCCTTTTCGGCGGAATTCATGTGTTTAGTCGAATCCGACGGGGCTTCTTGTGCGGTCTCCTGTGGAGGTGCCGGAGGCTCTTCTTTGGGCGGGGTGGAGGCGGTCTCGCTTGGCGGGACGCTCTTGTAGTCGCCAATGCTTCGGTCGTAGCCCGTGCGCACCGGGAAAGAGCAACACGTGAGTCCTAAGCAGAGTAGGGCTAGTATGGGAACTACGGTTCTAAAACGAGAAAGCATCGAGTGAAAAATAGTTAATATTTGAAGTGTATGAAAGTTCTTAAGAAAACCTTTATTGCAATCGCCCTTTTCGGGGCTGCCTTAGTGAGCTATGCCGCCGATGTCAAACCCTATGTGGAAGCGGATGCGCTTCCGGACGCGCTGAACTATTACCCTGCACCCCCTGATACCATGTCGCCGCAGTTCATGTACGACATCTCGCAGTACATGTGGGGTAAAACGATGCGCCTAGACTCTGCCCGTGCAGCCCTTGCGGTGGCCCAGGCGGTAGAAACGATCGAAGAGATGGCTGCAATGTTCAGCGAACCCTTCGGCATGGAAATTTCGGCAAAGAAGACTCCTGCCATCATGAATGTTCTCGAACGCGGAATCCGGACGCTTAAGCAGGTGGGGAGCAAGGCCAAAAGGCACTACATGAGGCGCCGCCCTTACGACCGCTTCAATGAACCGACGCTTGTCCCCGCCGAAGAAGAAAGACTAAGAACAAATGGATCCTATCCGTCAGGACATACCATTCGTGCGTGGTCGATGGCCATGCTGCTAATCGAGGTGAACCCGGCTGCCCAGGATGCCCTGCTGAAATACGCCTACGAATGGGGCCAGAGCCGCGTGATTGCCGGATTCCACTGGCAAAGCGACGTGGACGCCTCCAAGGTGCTTGTCTCGGGCGCCTACCCGAGCTTGCATACAAATGAAATTTTTATGGCCGACATGCGCAAAGCCCAGGCAGAATTCAAGAAACTGAATGCCGCGGCAGGGAAGGCTGCTGCTGGGAAGGCCGGGAAGAAGTAACGCGCTAATTTGATTGAAGAATATGAAAAAACGCAGGCTCAATCGAGTCTGCGTATTTCGCAAAATGTCATTCCCGGCTTGACCGGGAATCTCCTTTAGGCAGAGAACTTAACGCACAACCTTGCGGTCTTCTTCCGTCATCTTGAGGAAGTCAGCAACGGTCATTTGACCCTTATCGCCTTCCTTTCTCTTGTTGACTGCGATAACGCCTTCAGCCTGTTCCTTTTCGCCTACAATAATCTTGTACGGAATCTTCTGCAATTCGCACTGGCGGATCTTGTAGCCGAGCTTCTCATTGGATTCGTCGACTTCCACACGGACGCCGGCGTTCACGAGTTCCTTCTCGACCTGTTTTGCGTAGTCCACGAACTTTTCAGAAATCGGGAGCACGCGGGCCTGAACCGGAGCGAGCCACAGCGGGAAATCGCCCATGAATTCTTCGATAAGAATACCGAGGAAGCGTTCGATGGAACCCACGGCCGCACGGTGCAACATCACCGGAATGTGCTTCTGGTTGTCCTTGCCGACATACTCGGCACCCAGACGCTGCGGGAGGTTGAAGTCCACCTGGATGGTACCGCACTGCCAGTCACGACCGAGGCTGTCCTTCAGCGTGAATTCAAGCTTCGGGCCGTAGAAGGCGCCTTCGCCCGGGTTCAGGATGTAGTCGAGGCCAGCGAGCTTCGTGGCTTCGGCGAGGGCGGCTTCAGCCTTGTCCCAGATTTCGTCGGAACCCACGCGCTTTTCCGGGCGGGTGGAGAACTTCACCACGATATCGTCGAAACCGAAGTCGTGGTAGATTTCCTTGACGAGGGCGCAGAAGTCGGCCACTTCGCTTGCAATCTGGTCTTCGGTACAGAAGATGTGGGCGTCATCCTGCACAAAGCCGCGCACGCGCATCAGGCCGTGCATGGTGCCGGCAGGTTCGTAACGGTGGCACTTACCGAATTCGGCAAGGCGCATCGGAAGGTCGCGCCAGCTGCGGAGCCCAGTGTTGAAAATCTGGATGTGGCAGGGGCAGTTCATCGGCTTCACAGCCATTTCCACGTCGCCAGCCAGCGTCTTGAACATGTTCTCGTTGTACTTGTCAGCGTGGCCGGACTTGATCCACAAAGTCTTGTTCACGATTTCCGGCGTGATCACTTCGAGGTAGCCACGACGGTCAATCTTGCCACGGATGTAGTCCTTGAGGGCGTTCACCATCTTGGTGCCCTTCGGGTGCCAGAACACCATGCCCGGAGAATGGTCTTCGATGTGGTAGAGGTCCATTTCCTTGCCGATCTTGCGGTGGTCGCGCTTTTCGGCTTCTTCGAGGAACTTCAGGTAAGTTTCGAGACCTTCCTTGTCGGCAAAGCAGGTCCCGTACACGCGGGTCAGCTGGTCGCTGTTCTGGTCGCCGTGCCAGTAGGCGCCCGACATCGAGAGCACCTTGAAATTCTTGAGCTTGCCGGTAGAAGGCACGTGGGGGCCGGCACAGAGGTCTTCAAAGTTCTTGCCCGGTTCGCCAGTCACGTAAAAGCTGAGCGTACCGTCGCTACCTTCGCGGGCGAGAGCGCGTTCAGCGTTATCCGTCTTGTATTTGTCGCCCTCGGTGCGCTTCAGGCCATCGGCGGCGCTAACTTCGCAACGCACGAACGGACGGTCTTCCTTGATGATTTCCTTCATGCGCTTTTCGATGCGCTCGAAATCCGACTGCTGGATCGGGGTCGGTGTCATCAAATCGTAGTAGAAACCCTTTTCGATAGCCGGACCGTAGGCGAGCTTGGTGCCCGGGAACAGGTCGCAGATGGCTTCGGCAAGCACGTGGCTGCAGCTGTGACGCAGGAGCATCAGAGCATCCGGGTCGTCGTTGCTCGGCGTGATAATCTTGATGGTGCCGCTCTCGGTGAGCGGGCGCGTGAGGTCGAGGACCTTATCGCCAAGTTTGACGCCAA
It includes:
- a CDS encoding C40 family peptidase, with translation MLSRFRTVVPILALLCLGLTCCSFPVRTGYDRSIGDYKSVPPSETASTPPKEEPPAPPQETAQEAPSDSTKHMNSAEKARAAINKKEAAKAAKKAAPKSSLESYARQWMGAKYVYGKATRTKTDCSGFVMQVYKGYYNIELDHSSSKMYKDSRGKSVSRGGLKEGDLVFFGSLWKIDHVGIYLGGGRFIHASTSKGVMISPMQDKYWGHKYQGARRFK
- a CDS encoding phosphatase PAP2 family protein; amino-acid sequence: MKVLKKTFIAIALFGAALVSYAADVKPYVEADALPDALNYYPAPPDTMSPQFMYDISQYMWGKTMRLDSARAALAVAQAVETIEEMAAMFSEPFGMEISAKKTPAIMNVLERGIRTLKQVGSKAKRHYMRRRPYDRFNEPTLVPAEEERLRTNGSYPSGHTIRAWSMAMLLIEVNPAAQDALLKYAYEWGQSRVIAGFHWQSDVDASKVLVSGAYPSLHTNEIFMADMRKAQAEFKKLNAAAGKAAAGKAGKK
- the thrS gene encoding threonine--tRNA ligase, which gives rise to MSQIELTFPDGSVRSVASGTTGLEIAKGISEGLARKALGVKLGDKVLDLTRPLTESGTIKIITPSNDDPDALMLLRHSCSHVLAEAICDLFPGTKLAYGPAIEKGFYYDLMTPTPIQQSDFERIEKRMKEIIKEDRPFVRCEVSAADGLKRTEGDKYKTDNAERALAREGSDGTLSFYVTGEPGKNFEDLCAGPHVPSTGKLKNFKVLSMSGAYWHGDQNSDQLTRVYGTCFADKEGLETYLKFLEEAEKRDHRKIGKEMDLYHIEDHSPGMVFWHPKGTKMVNALKDYIRGKIDRRGYLEVITPEIVNKTLWIKSGHADKYNENMFKTLAGDVEMAVKPMNCPCHIQIFNTGLRSWRDLPMRLAEFGKCHRYEPAGTMHGLMRVRGFVQDDAHIFCTEDQIASEVADFCALVKEIYHDFGFDDIVVKFSTRPEKRVGSDEIWDKAEAALAEATKLAGLDYILNPGEGAFYGPKLEFTLKDSLGRDWQCGTIQVDFNLPQRLGAEYVGKDNQKHIPVMLHRAAVGSIERFLGILIEEFMGDFPLWLAPVQARVLPISEKFVDYAKQVEKELVNAGVRVEVDESNEKLGYKIRQCELQKIPYKIIVGEKEQAEGVIAVNKRKEGDKGQMTVADFLKMTEEDRKVVR